A genomic window from Caldicellulosiruptor kronotskyensis 2002 includes:
- a CDS encoding carbohydrate ABC transporter permease — protein MFKKKTAEDIIVDLVVYISLIFVGIVTLYPFLNVLAVSFNDALDTVRGGIYIWPRKWTLKNYEIIVSNPQIYNAALVSVARTVLGTVLGIICTMFVAYPLSRKDFVLRRPFSAIMVLTMYFGAGLIPTYLLYRSLGLLNTFWVYIVPALLGMFNVVVVRSYIESLPSSLIESAKIDGASEFRILWQIIFPLTLPAVATIALFIGVGHWNSWFDVYIFNSQRPDLSTLQYELQKILASVSMQVGRNPDYQMGAMAETQQVTPNSVRASMTIVATAPIIMVYPFLQRYFVKGLTLGSVKGE, from the coding sequence ATGTTTAAGAAAAAAACAGCCGAGGATATTATAGTTGACTTGGTTGTTTATATAAGTTTGATTTTTGTCGGTATTGTGACTTTATATCCATTTTTAAATGTATTAGCTGTTTCATTCAACGATGCACTTGACACAGTTCGAGGAGGAATTTATATCTGGCCAAGAAAATGGACATTAAAAAACTATGAAATTATTGTTAGCAATCCACAGATATATAATGCAGCTTTAGTATCTGTTGCAAGAACAGTTCTTGGTACAGTGCTTGGTATTATTTGTACAATGTTTGTTGCTTATCCACTTTCAAGAAAAGATTTTGTTTTAAGACGTCCGTTTTCAGCAATAATGGTTCTAACAATGTATTTTGGCGCAGGATTGATTCCAACCTACTTATTGTATAGGTCATTGGGACTTTTGAATACATTTTGGGTTTATATTGTTCCTGCACTTTTGGGAATGTTTAATGTTGTTGTAGTCAGAAGCTATATAGAGTCACTTCCTTCAAGTTTGATTGAATCTGCTAAGATTGATGGAGCAAGTGAATTTAGAATTTTGTGGCAGATAATCTTTCCACTTACCCTGCCAGCAGTTGCAACAATAGCCCTGTTTATAGGAGTTGGACATTGGAATTCGTGGTTTGATGTGTATATCTTTAACTCACAAAGACCTGACCTGAGTACTCTTCAGTATGAGCTTCAAAAGATTCTGGCATCTGTAAGTATGCAGGTTGGAAGAAATCCTGACTATCAAATGGGAGCAATGGCTGAAACTCAGCAGGTTACTCCAAACTCGGTAAGAGCAAGTATGACAATAGTTGCCACAGCTCCAATTATTATGGTTTATCCATTCTTGCAGAGATATTTTGTAAAGGGTCTTACTCTTGGTAGCGTTAAAGGAGAGTAA
- a CDS encoding ABC transporter permease: MDAVYYNGSKKTFWQKVKEQKELVFMIFPFVLYVILFHYIPLWWWVIAFKEYRPFQGVWGSEWVGLQQFKDLFSDSGFWLAMRNTIVISFLKLVTSFAAAILLALMLNEVKNMLFKRTIQTISYLPHFVSWVVAASIVISVLAPESGILNQILMSLKIIKQPIVWMGEGHYFWWILAFSNVWKETGWNAIVYLAAMTSIDPELYDAASVDGCGRLQKIRYVTLPGIAPTISMLLILNVGWLLNAGFEQVLLLRNPLVQDYSQILDTYVLDYGITMYRYSYATAAGMFKSIVSILLVLFANKVAAKLNASTVV; encoded by the coding sequence TTGGATGCAGTATACTACAATGGTTCAAAGAAAACGTTCTGGCAAAAAGTAAAAGAGCAGAAAGAACTTGTTTTTATGATATTTCCATTTGTCTTGTATGTAATTTTGTTTCACTACATACCACTTTGGTGGTGGGTCATTGCATTTAAAGAATACAGGCCATTCCAAGGTGTTTGGGGTTCAGAATGGGTAGGTTTGCAGCAATTTAAAGATTTATTCAGCGACTCTGGTTTTTGGCTTGCTATGAGAAATACAATTGTTATAAGCTTTTTGAAGCTTGTTACGTCCTTTGCAGCAGCTATCTTACTTGCATTGATGCTTAACGAAGTGAAGAATATGTTATTTAAAAGAACTATTCAAACAATTTCATATCTTCCCCACTTTGTTTCTTGGGTTGTTGCGGCAAGCATAGTTATAAGTGTGCTAGCACCAGAGTCAGGTATTCTCAATCAGATTTTAATGTCACTCAAGATTATTAAACAGCCAATTGTCTGGATGGGTGAAGGACATTATTTCTGGTGGATATTGGCTTTCTCGAATGTTTGGAAGGAAACAGGATGGAATGCTATAGTGTATTTGGCAGCAATGACAAGTATAGACCCTGAACTTTACGATGCGGCAAGCGTAGATGGTTGTGGAAGGTTGCAAAAGATAAGGTATGTAACACTGCCGGGGATTGCGCCAACAATTAGCATGCTTCTTATTCTCAACGTTGGTTGGCTTTTGAATGCTGGTTTTGAACAGGTTCTTTTGCTCAGAAACCCGCTTGTTCAAGATTACTCTCAAATTCTTGACACATATGTTCTTGACTATGGTATTACAATGTACAGATATTCATATGCTACAGCTGCTGGTATGTTTAAGAGCATCGTAAGTATTTTGCTTGTTTTGTTTGCAAATAAAGTTGCTGCAAAATTAAATGCATCCACTGTAGTATAA